Proteins encoded together in one Methanobacteriaceae archaeon window:
- a CDS encoding Ig-like domain-containing protein — translation MKNLNKFLCILIFFCFIICLNCTYAVSDNAVENDTLSVDYQSDDIYSDSIEGSSDDNNVDEKIENSSDVKIQDNNAKPSNVVKKASSTVKTIITAKDVTKYYQDGTTLKAYLKNSNGKALTGKKITVNYSGKTYSRTTDSKGCVSWNVQKGPGTYSVKFTFKASGYQTSSKTAKVTVKKMPTTLTANNLAFTYGDGNNKLKATLKDKNGNALVNKTVVFNFNGKNYNQKTDSKGVATLTISAEPKKYTTTITFTNNNYVTSKKSVSVNVNSIPIILSVNDLTCYYGDNNKLSVNLRSINEVLSNQDITFNINGETNISKTNSNGFVFFPIKAEPGTYLATVSFSKLGYDSCSKPVTITIKPKPVDLSINNLTCEYNKTNYLYAYLKCNNCPLIGQNITFSINNNDYKFMTDSNGRVAYNVDLTPGDYVVTVLFSNNHYEKVNKTVNLKIYSKLTKFEYSIIIPNYVNLTNAWRLVPGYLKPEYIAQGGAGGKVKMPVTRDYIILTKNNYHIFNTNDIKSANLDYCINDLSNLHITSNSDYANFTYYGFVHNDINQISAVYRQKEYNGISYPDYEELLFVINGVATLSIGFTNPTSWNDEPVRFAFINNNLPAHQDVLVCRYDKFTNYQYLRFAETGESVEYSNNMLKISNFPSNEKIRTQFKINGTSIIKDEWISFGKHYNPENSFEVIQTYAITDKQITNNDLDYYIGLNSSFPVGFMKASYGTFLTALNTIKMYDEFMENVSGIFNVSAVRENSVVSMCGVEYGGTAYIHCPDPAMKYNLNGEWENVYKCRYISSLFLSEFESYSLNCAGITSTSSVDYIFSNILELKNFTVSSFENYTIIQIDGNSNYQLRLNSSNGLMYDLSIFNNFLYKGAISNFTDNYCFHDFLTNTLINNLTKYSNVNNNEIIISDELIQFLEDSSGDLALASAAVMIPYILPCIGVLPFLTLLTPLGIVTGLIILGVALKIHANGGNINKGIGDSMVSLALDFA, via the coding sequence TTGAAGAATTTAAATAAATTTTTATGTATATTAATATTTTTTTGTTTTATAATTTGTTTAAACTGCACCTATGCAGTTTCAGACAATGCAGTCGAAAATGATACGTTAAGCGTTGATTATCAATCAGATGATATCTATTCTGATAGTATAGAGGGTTCATCAGATGATAATAATGTTGATGAAAAAATTGAAAATTCATCCGATGTTAAAATTCAAGACAATAATGCGAAACCCAGTAATGTTGTAAAAAAAGCTAGTTCTACAGTTAAAACAATTATTACTGCAAAAGATGTGACCAAGTATTACCAAGACGGAACAACACTTAAAGCTTATTTAAAAAACTCAAATGGCAAAGCATTAACTGGGAAAAAGATTACAGTAAATTATTCTGGTAAAACTTACTCACGTACAACCGATTCCAAAGGTTGCGTCAGTTGGAATGTTCAAAAAGGACCAGGAACATACTCCGTGAAATTCACATTCAAAGCAAGCGGATATCAAACAAGCAGCAAAACAGCAAAAGTTACAGTAAAAAAAATGCCAACAACATTAACCGCAAATAATCTTGCATTCACATATGGTGATGGCAACAATAAGTTAAAAGCGACACTAAAAGATAAAAATGGGAACGCCCTTGTAAATAAAACTGTTGTTTTTAATTTTAATGGTAAAAACTATAATCAGAAAACGGATTCTAAAGGAGTTGCAACATTAACAATTAGTGCAGAACCCAAAAAATACACAACAACTATTACATTTACAAATAATAATTATGTAACAAGTAAAAAGAGTGTATCGGTAAATGTCAACAGTATTCCTATAATTTTATCTGTGAATGATTTAACTTGCTATTATGGAGATAATAACAAATTATCCGTTAATTTAAGATCAATTAATGAAGTATTATCTAATCAGGACATAACTTTTAATATTAATGGAGAAACAAATATATCTAAAACTAATTCCAATGGTTTTGTATTTTTCCCCATTAAAGCTGAACCTGGCACATATCTAGCAACCGTTTCATTTTCAAAATTAGGTTATGATTCCTGTAGCAAACCAGTCACTATTACTATTAAACCAAAGCCAGTTGATTTAAGTATTAACAACTTAACATGTGAATATAATAAAACAAATTACCTGTACGCTTATCTTAAATGTAATAATTGCCCATTAATTGGTCAAAATATAACTTTTTCTATTAATAATAATGATTATAAATTTATGACAGATTCTAATGGAAGAGTTGCTTATAATGTAGATTTAACTCCTGGAGATTATGTTGTTACTGTTTTATTTTCAAATAATCATTATGAAAAAGTTAATAAAACTGTTAATTTAAAAATATATTCCAAATTAACTAAATTTGAATATAGTATAATTATTCCCAACTATGTGAATTTAACAAATGCTTGGCGTTTAGTTCCAGGTTACCTTAAGCCAGAATATATTGCACAAGGTGGTGCTGGAGGTAAAGTGAAAATGCCTGTTACACGAGATTATATAATTTTAACAAAAAATAATTATCACATATTTAATACAAATGATATTAAATCAGCAAATTTAGATTATTGTATTAACGATTTGTCTAATTTACACATTACAAGTAATTCAGATTATGCAAATTTTACATATTATGGTTTTGTTCATAATGATATTAACCAGATAAGTGCAGTTTACCGACAAAAAGAATATAATGGTATTTCTTATCCTGATTATGAAGAATTATTATTTGTAATTAATGGAGTTGCAACATTAAGCATAGGTTTTACAAATCCAACAAGTTGGAATGACGAACCTGTGAGATTCGCATTTATTAATAATAATCTTCCAGCCCATCAGGATGTACTAGTATGTCGATATGACAAATTTACTAATTATCAATATTTACGTTTTGCCGAAACTGGGGAATCAGTTGAATATTCTAACAATATGCTAAAAATTAGTAATTTTCCAAGTAACGAAAAAATTCGCACACAATTTAAAATAAATGGAACCTCCATCATAAAAGATGAATGGATTAGCTTTGGTAAACATTATAATCCTGAAAATTCATTTGAAGTAATTCAAACATATGCAATTACTGATAAACAGATAACTAACAACGATTTAGATTATTATATTGGATTAAATAGTAGTTTTCCTGTTGGATTCATGAAAGCCTCCTATGGTACTTTTTTAACTGCACTAAACACTATCAAAATGTATGATGAATTTATGGAAAATGTTTCAGGAATATTTAATGTTTCAGCAGTTAGAGAAAATTCTGTAGTTTCTATGTGTGGTGTCGAATATGGAGGTACTGCTTATATCCATTGTCCTGATCCTGCAATGAAATATAATTTAAATGGAGAATGGGAAAATGTATATAAATGTAGATATATATCTTCATTATTTTTATCTGAATTTGAATCATATTCTCTAAATTGTGCAGGCATCACCTCAACATCCTCAGTTGATTATATTTTTTCTAATATCCTTGAACTAAAAAATTTTACGGTTTCATCATTTGAAAATTATACTATTATTCAAATAGATGGAAATTCTAATTATCAACTTAGATTAAACTCAAGTAATGGCCTAATGTATGATTTATCAATTTTTAATAATTTTTTATATAAAGGAGCAATTTCAAATTTTACAGATAATTATTGTTTCCATGATTTTTTAACAAATACCCTTATTAATAACTTAACAAAATATAGTAATGTAAATAATAATGAAATTATTATATCTGATGAACTTATTCAATTTCTTGAGGATAGTTCTGGAGATTTAGCATTAGCATCTGCAGCAGTGATGATTCCATATATTTTGCCATGTATTGGAGTTCTACCTTTCTTGACATTATTAACACCATTAGGTATTGTTACCGGCCTTATTATTTTAGGCGTTGCGTTAAAGATTCATGCAAATGGTGGGAACATAAATAAAGGTATTGGAGATTCAATGGTTAGTTTAGCACTTGATTTTGCGTGA